One Fibrobacter sp. UWP2 genomic region harbors:
- a CDS encoding radical SAM protein, which produces MKELLSIDLSNYCSKRCSFCYNHSNPEGAIMWKPAEVIDFASDCVKNGIKAVSLGGGEPFEYEGIFKIMDALYPITYLSVTSNGLPLLKRDVFEKLLKHSPDKIHLTIHNPDNQKEVIRVIEQVVELSKTKIKPGVNLLVSSYCIAECQEVYAKLLETLQSNQIILIPKRFGDTPTAKQMAFVANGKPFQSPSCLLKCEIPSKFVSVSWDKKVNHCSYAGGKEPLRTLDYAGLVDALKRVVFSNCSKRINLHSQTE; this is translated from the coding sequence ATGAAAGAACTTCTCTCCATAGACTTGTCAAACTATTGTTCCAAGCGTTGCTCGTTCTGCTATAACCACAGCAATCCTGAAGGTGCAATAATGTGGAAACCTGCGGAGGTAATTGATTTTGCCTCCGATTGTGTAAAAAATGGAATCAAGGCAGTTTCTTTAGGTGGTGGGGAACCTTTTGAGTATGAAGGCATTTTTAAAATAATGGATGCTCTTTATCCAATAACCTATTTAAGTGTGACGTCAAATGGGCTTCCGCTTTTGAAAAGGGATGTCTTTGAAAAATTGTTGAAGCATAGCCCCGATAAAATTCATTTGACGATACATAATCCAGATAATCAGAAAGAAGTGATTAGAGTGATTGAACAAGTCGTTGAATTGAGTAAAACAAAAATTAAGCCCGGTGTAAATCTTTTGGTTTCTTCGTATTGTATTGCGGAATGTCAAGAGGTTTATGCAAAACTTTTAGAAACTCTGCAATCAAATCAAATTATTCTAATTCCGAAACGATTCGGTGATACTCCTACGGCAAAGCAAATGGCTTTTGTTGCAAATGGCAAACCATTCCAAAGTCCGTCTTGTTTGTTAAAATGCGAAATCCCTTCAAAATTTGTGTCGGTGTCTTGGGACAAGAAAGTCAATCACTGCAGCTATGCTGGTGGAAAAGAACCTTTGCGAACCCTTGATTATGCTGGGCTTGTAGACGCATTGAAACGGGTTGTTTTTAGCAACTGCTCTAAAAGAATTAATCTACATAGCCAAACTGAATGA